A window of the Dyadobacter pollutisoli genome harbors these coding sequences:
- a CDS encoding SusC/RagA family TonB-linked outer membrane protein — translation MKMSGIFMLLLILMVPWDLRAQSLKDVTGNVTDSLTNQGLPGVTVIVKGTQRGTTTNAEGQYSIQAAPSDVISFSFVGYVLKDVPVGNQSVITISMQPSTNALDELVVVGYGTMKKSDLTGAVIRIDSKTFKNQPMTQLTDMLTGTVAGFNANQATTAAGGSSMQIRGPKSLNASSSPMVVMDGVIFNGNISDINPADIETMDILKDASSAAVFGARAAGGVILITTKKGVTGKPMINVSANVGVTETTNDFKPFDKDGYLTFRRDVLRATNPNNPGYYYDNPSALPSGVTLEQWRSASNNPQTDNTQEWLGRLRFFPIETENYLAGKTVDWYKEVVRTGKRQNYDVSIGGGAKNVTYYWSLGYQKNEGLIRGDQFATIRSRLNVDFKVTDWLNVGVNSQFADRDESSVTANLAQMYLMSPYGSMFDANGDVSWYPNSFAATSNPLINYYGQDRLKKVNTLFASMYAKLKLPFGFDYKLSFQPRYETLKDYNFWNSKTLDGGASRSGGYGTRDDASAYEWILDNLLHWNKKIGIHQFDVTLLYSSERKREWASTTGNQTFVPNQNLGFHGLQYGTNPTVNSNDTQITGDAAMARLNYTLADKYLFTASVRRDGFSAFGTKKPRATFPAAAIAWKISEEKFFNVDLISQMKLRVSWGVNGNRDIGPYSALAQLLSAMYYDGTNVQVGVYNTSLANPNLVWEKTKSINLGVDLSLLKNRIDMSMEYYDMTTTDLLMNRLLPEITGFKNITSNLGQLGNKGFEMTINTINTEKRNFSWRSGLVVSFNRNKIKRLFGDYKEVTVDGKTVKTELPDYSNEWFPGQALDRVWNYDVTGIWQTNEKDAAAVYKLQPGDFKATDTDGNGKYEALADKMFIGYRQPRMRIGLRNEFTFLKNFSASVFLRSELGNIAPFAEGLRTGGSDTYDRRNTNDFPYWTPDNPTNDYARLNNNTNVFGGGIKVYKKISYLRVQDVNLAYSLPATFAEKIKVSNVRIFAAGRNIYTITKWPGWDPESWDSSGNNIPMPRTFTVGLNLSL, via the coding sequence ATGAAAATGTCCGGAATCTTCATGCTGTTGTTGATTCTGATGGTACCCTGGGACCTCCGTGCCCAGAGCCTGAAAGACGTAACCGGGAATGTAACGGACAGTCTGACGAACCAGGGACTGCCTGGTGTGACGGTGATTGTGAAAGGTACCCAGCGAGGCACCACTACGAATGCGGAAGGCCAGTACTCCATCCAGGCGGCTCCTTCTGATGTGATTTCGTTCAGTTTTGTAGGGTATGTATTAAAGGATGTACCGGTCGGCAATCAGTCGGTGATCACGATCAGTATGCAGCCGAGCACCAATGCATTGGACGAGCTGGTAGTGGTAGGTTACGGAACGATGAAAAAAAGTGACCTGACGGGTGCGGTAATCCGGATCGACTCCAAAACCTTTAAAAACCAGCCTATGACCCAGCTGACCGACATGCTCACGGGAACTGTGGCGGGTTTTAATGCCAACCAGGCAACGACGGCTGCCGGTGGAAGTTCCATGCAGATCCGCGGCCCCAAGTCACTCAATGCATCATCGAGCCCTATGGTGGTGATGGACGGGGTGATTTTCAATGGAAATATTTCGGACATTAATCCGGCGGACATTGAAACCATGGACATTCTCAAAGATGCCAGCTCGGCGGCGGTTTTTGGAGCACGTGCAGCGGGAGGCGTGATCCTGATCACTACTAAAAAGGGGGTAACGGGGAAGCCAATGATCAATGTGTCGGCCAACGTTGGCGTTACCGAAACGACCAACGATTTCAAACCTTTCGACAAAGACGGGTACCTGACTTTCAGGAGAGATGTATTGCGGGCGACGAATCCGAACAATCCCGGATACTATTACGATAATCCTTCGGCGCTTCCTTCGGGCGTGACGCTGGAACAATGGCGGTCGGCAAGCAACAACCCGCAGACGGACAACACCCAGGAGTGGCTGGGCAGGCTGCGATTTTTTCCAATTGAAACCGAAAATTATCTGGCGGGAAAAACGGTCGACTGGTACAAGGAAGTGGTGCGGACCGGAAAACGTCAGAATTATGATGTCAGCATTGGCGGCGGTGCCAAGAATGTGACTTATTACTGGTCTCTGGGTTATCAGAAGAATGAAGGTTTGATCCGGGGCGATCAATTTGCCACGATCCGCTCCCGGTTGAATGTCGATTTCAAAGTGACGGACTGGCTGAATGTGGGTGTGAACTCACAATTTGCGGACCGAGACGAAAGTAGCGTGACTGCGAACCTGGCGCAAATGTACCTGATGAGCCCCTACGGATCGATGTTCGATGCCAATGGGGACGTATCGTGGTATCCGAACAGTTTTGCGGCTACTTCGAACCCATTGATCAACTACTATGGACAGGACAGGCTGAAAAAAGTGAATACGCTTTTCGCTTCCATGTATGCCAAATTGAAGCTGCCGTTTGGGTTTGATTACAAATTATCGTTTCAACCCCGCTACGAAACCTTGAAGGATTACAATTTCTGGAATTCCAAAACACTGGACGGCGGTGCCTCGCGGTCGGGTGGCTACGGGACCCGGGACGATGCGTCGGCTTATGAATGGATCCTGGATAATTTGCTTCACTGGAACAAAAAGATCGGCATCCATCAGTTTGACGTTACATTACTTTACAGCTCCGAAAGAAAAAGAGAATGGGCGTCAACGACCGGTAACCAGACTTTTGTGCCAAATCAGAACCTGGGTTTTCACGGTTTGCAATACGGAACCAACCCGACGGTAAACTCCAATGATACCCAGATCACCGGCGACGCCGCTATGGCGCGGTTGAACTATACTTTGGCAGATAAATACCTGTTTACTGCTTCGGTACGTCGCGACGGATTCTCTGCATTTGGTACTAAAAAACCGAGAGCAACTTTCCCGGCTGCGGCCATTGCCTGGAAAATCTCGGAGGAGAAGTTCTTCAATGTGGATTTGATCAGCCAGATGAAACTGCGTGTATCCTGGGGCGTAAACGGAAACCGGGATATTGGCCCGTACTCCGCACTCGCACAGCTGCTTTCGGCCATGTATTATGATGGTACCAATGTACAGGTAGGGGTGTACAATACGTCGCTTGCTAACCCGAACCTGGTGTGGGAGAAAACGAAATCCATTAACCTCGGGGTAGATCTGAGCCTGTTGAAAAACCGGATTGATATGAGCATGGAGTATTATGACATGACTACTACCGACTTGCTCATGAACCGCCTGCTGCCTGAAATTACCGGTTTCAAAAACATCACTTCTAACCTTGGCCAGCTTGGTAACAAGGGTTTTGAAATGACGATCAACACCATTAATACTGAAAAACGCAATTTTTCATGGCGAAGCGGACTGGTTGTTTCGTTCAACCGTAACAAGATCAAGCGATTGTTTGGAGACTATAAAGAGGTGACAGTAGATGGCAAAACGGTGAAGACTGAGTTGCCGGATTATTCCAATGAATGGTTTCCCGGCCAGGCGCTCGACCGCGTATGGAATTACGATGTGACGGGTATCTGGCAAACGAATGAAAAGGATGCAGCCGCAGTTTACAAGCTGCAACCAGGGGATTTCAAGGCGACCGACACAGACGGTAATGGTAAATACGAGGCGCTGGCAGACAAAATGTTCATCGGATATCGTCAGCCGAGAATGCGGATCGGGTTAAGGAATGAGTTTACTTTTCTGAAAAACTTTTCGGCATCCGTGTTCCTGCGCAGCGAGCTGGGCAACATTGCACCATTTGCGGAAGGACTTCGCACAGGTGGCTCCGACACTTACGACAGAAGGAATACCAACGATTTTCCATACTGGACACCCGATAATCCGACCAATGATTACGCCCGGTTGAACAACAATACCAACGTTTTTGGTGGCGGGATTAAGGTTTATAAAAAGATTTCCTACCTGCGTGTGCAGGACGTGAACCTGGCATACTCGCTACCCGCCACCTTTGCGGAGAAGATCAAAGTAAGCAATGTAAGGATCTTTGCTGCCGGCCGGAACATTTACACCATCACAAAATGGCCGGGCTGGGACCCTGAATCCTGGGATTCGAGCGGGAATAACATTCCTATGCCGCGCACATTTACAGTTGGTCTGAACCTGTCATTGTAA
- a CDS encoding sensor histidine kinase, giving the protein MAELSKPVKWEIAIHVLVWTVILLLPYILSSAGEHYMIGGIPGSFITMAGFIHMAIFYFNAFFLYPKLANGWRWWLYILASILLIVVSFMIKYQIVASQFPEVLRSGSAQFVFAPSVFVFMASVIYRRVADSIQKEKQKKEQHAQRLAAELKFLRSQINPHFLFNVLTNMVSLARSKSEHLEPALLRLSDLMRYMLYETKGEKVPVSKELEYLGSYIELQKLRFGDTVDIAFKTEVDDTAAGHEIEPLLLVPFVENAFKHGVGLIENPYIYIRLQIRNGALQFEVNNNYDEQGMAQKDDSSGIGLENVRTRLTLLYPKKHELRIDKSDSTFHVTLNLTLT; this is encoded by the coding sequence ATGGCTGAACTCAGCAAACCGGTCAAGTGGGAAATAGCGATCCATGTGCTTGTGTGGACTGTCATTCTGCTGCTTCCTTATATACTTTCCTCGGCTGGTGAGCATTATATGATCGGCGGGATTCCAGGTTCATTCATTACAATGGCCGGGTTCATTCACATGGCGATCTTTTATTTCAATGCATTTTTCCTGTATCCCAAACTGGCGAATGGCTGGCGCTGGTGGTTGTACATATTGGCTTCGATACTGCTGATCGTCGTTTCATTTATGATCAAATACCAGATCGTCGCCAGTCAGTTTCCCGAAGTGTTGCGGTCGGGATCGGCACAATTCGTATTTGCGCCATCAGTTTTTGTGTTCATGGCCAGCGTCATTTACCGACGGGTTGCCGATAGCATTCAAAAAGAAAAACAGAAGAAAGAGCAGCACGCCCAACGACTGGCAGCCGAACTAAAATTTCTCCGCTCTCAGATCAACCCCCATTTTCTTTTCAATGTGTTGACTAATATGGTATCACTTGCCCGCAGCAAATCCGAACATCTGGAACCTGCATTGCTCCGTCTTTCTGATCTGATGCGGTATATGCTGTATGAAACAAAGGGCGAAAAAGTGCCGGTCAGCAAAGAACTTGAATACCTTGGCAGCTACATTGAACTTCAAAAACTGCGTTTTGGGGATACAGTCGATATCGCTTTTAAGACAGAAGTGGATGATACTGCGGCCGGCCACGAGATCGAACCATTACTGCTGGTACCGTTCGTTGAAAATGCATTCAAACATGGTGTCGGGCTGATCGAAAATCCATACATATATATAAGGCTACAAATCAGGAACGGCGCGTTGCAGTTTGAGGTTAACAATAATTATGATGAGCAGGGTATGGCGCAGAAGGACGACAGTTCGGGCATCGGCCTCGAAAATGTGAGAACCCGCCTCACTTTGCTTTATCCTAAAAAACATGAATTGCGCATTGACAAAAGCGATTCAACTTTTCATGTGACCCTAAATCTGACGCTGACATGA
- a CDS encoding Gfo/Idh/MocA family protein, giving the protein MSSFKTSRRQFVTTGLVAMAGLSVPDAVFARKPGAADKVRVGLIGTGSRGSGLATLIRDIPELALVACCDIIPENLQKGMSLAEKGAKGYTDYRKLLEDKSLDAVIIATPLYLHYPMAVDALKVGKHIYLEKSMTYDIPQAIDLVKKVRSSGLVFQIGYQYRYYGLYHRVKEIINQNWLGKITHFECQYNRNSNWRFPVNDPKQERAINWRMYREYCGGPLSELCAHEIDVVNYLLDSHPLKVVGLGGINYWKDGRDTYDNIRTVYDYPNGVKASVTSVLSNAYNGYSIRILGDKATVEILRDKAYIYPETTNNAKGVVDGVSGATLAVTTQGKGVEVAFGKPGEEGLEPTVYALQDFVTCIKTKKKPISNVETGRDGSIAIHMGNAAADTESVQIWKPEYSV; this is encoded by the coding sequence ATGTCGAGTTTTAAAACTTCCCGCCGACAATTTGTAACGACCGGCCTGGTGGCCATGGCCGGGTTATCTGTTCCGGATGCTGTTTTTGCCCGAAAACCGGGAGCGGCGGACAAGGTCAGGGTAGGGCTGATCGGGACGGGTTCAAGGGGTTCGGGGCTGGCGACTTTGATCAGGGATATACCAGAGCTTGCACTGGTTGCCTGCTGCGACATTATCCCGGAAAATCTGCAAAAGGGAATGAGCCTGGCGGAAAAAGGTGCCAAAGGCTATACCGATTATCGCAAGCTGCTGGAAGATAAGAGCCTTGACGCCGTGATCATCGCGACGCCACTTTATTTGCATTATCCCATGGCAGTGGATGCATTGAAAGTCGGCAAGCATATTTATTTGGAAAAATCCATGACCTATGACATTCCGCAGGCCATAGATCTGGTGAAAAAAGTACGGAGTTCGGGCTTAGTATTTCAAATCGGTTACCAGTACCGCTATTACGGTTTGTACCACAGGGTGAAGGAGATCATTAATCAAAACTGGTTGGGCAAGATCACGCATTTTGAATGTCAGTATAACCGAAATTCCAACTGGCGGTTTCCGGTAAATGATCCAAAGCAGGAGCGGGCGATCAACTGGCGCATGTACCGCGAATACTGCGGAGGCCCATTATCGGAACTATGTGCCCACGAAATTGATGTGGTGAATTACCTGCTCGACAGCCATCCGCTGAAAGTAGTAGGCCTGGGCGGCATTAATTATTGGAAGGACGGGCGCGATACGTATGATAACATCCGTACCGTGTACGACTATCCAAATGGCGTAAAAGCCAGCGTGACTTCGGTGCTTTCCAATGCGTATAACGGTTATAGCATACGTATTTTGGGGGATAAGGCGACGGTTGAAATTCTTCGAGATAAAGCATACATCTATCCCGAAACTACCAACAATGCCAAAGGCGTGGTCGACGGCGTGAGTGGGGCCACATTGGCGGTAACCACCCAGGGCAAGGGTGTAGAGGTAGCCTTTGGGAAACCGGGCGAAGAGGGCCTGGAACCGACAGTGTACGCGTTGCAAGATTTTGTTACCTGCATTAAAACAAAGAAAAAACCCATTTCCAATGTCGAAACCGGCCGCGACGGTTCGATTGCGATACATATGGGAAACGCCGCTGCCGACACGGAGTCGGTACAAATTTGGAAGCCAGAGTATTCGGTTTGA
- a CDS encoding TonB-dependent receptor produces MKINTLIDKTILLLLAAIISATALGQTRITGEVTSSLGSPVPSAAIVLKGTTAGTTADSLGRFSFTVALKGPQTLQVSSLGFKTYSEKIVLSDTVLTVLITLPDAANDLEEVTVSAGSFEASDKAKGASLTPIDAYTVAGNGGDIANALRSLPGSQQIGEREGLFVRGGTNEETKQFIDGILLKNPNYTSVPGIMQPARLNLFLFKGVLFNTGGYSALYGQAMSSALILESIDMPEKSAANFSVFPSNLGAGFQHLAKSNRSSFGGGIAYTNLHPYNSIIPQKPDYYRGPEYINANANVRLKTGKDGIIKVYLAYAESTIGMRNADVDSVSLKSDFRLKSRNIYGTLSYRDELGSNWRLDAGATYSYNQDDIQTQLLNLQNDPVSIASSPFDSKNAAHITTSDFAQGRVVLTRNFERNQSLRFGGEHFYFRDRWNYNQKITPLTDHLSAAFAESDIRISENIAARVGARLEYSSLLRKATLAPRASVGYRIARGEQLNFAYGIFYQKPENVYLYQNRDLNSSNAEHYVLNYSKKANNRFFRTEIYYKKYKNLIRTYPGLSNDGTGYAKGIELFWRDKKTVKNLDYWVTYTYLDSKRNYLNYPESIRPAFTTPHTFTVAIKRFFQNINTSVNVSYSYATGRPYYDIRPGNDDATNIYDSGKASPYSALNLHVAHLMKLFKKSKIKDFSGFAFGVNNLLGTRQIFGYNYSYNGQYKTPVTLPATRTYFIGVFMSLGVDRTDDLLDNNL; encoded by the coding sequence ATGAAAATCAATACACTCATCGACAAAACCATTCTGCTGTTACTGGCTGCGATAATCAGTGCGACAGCATTGGGCCAGACCAGGATCACCGGCGAAGTGACTAGCTCGCTGGGAAGCCCCGTTCCTTCCGCAGCCATCGTCCTCAAAGGAACCACAGCCGGTACTACCGCCGACAGCCTCGGCCGGTTCAGCTTCACGGTTGCGCTAAAAGGCCCGCAAACATTGCAGGTTTCTTCACTGGGTTTCAAAACGTACAGCGAGAAAATAGTGCTTTCAGACACTGTTCTGACCGTTTTGATCACGTTACCCGACGCTGCCAACGATCTCGAAGAAGTGACCGTAAGCGCAGGAAGCTTCGAGGCGAGCGACAAAGCCAAAGGCGCTTCCCTTACTCCCATCGACGCCTACACCGTGGCGGGAAATGGAGGCGACATTGCCAATGCGCTGCGATCGTTGCCGGGTTCTCAGCAGATCGGCGAACGGGAAGGCTTGTTTGTCCGTGGCGGAACCAATGAAGAAACCAAGCAATTCATTGACGGTATCCTACTCAAAAACCCCAATTACACGTCCGTTCCGGGTATTATGCAACCGGCGCGGCTGAACCTGTTTTTGTTCAAAGGCGTGCTGTTCAATACCGGTGGGTACTCTGCGCTGTACGGCCAGGCGATGAGCAGCGCACTCATTCTCGAAAGCATTGACATGCCCGAAAAAAGTGCGGCGAATTTCAGTGTCTTTCCTTCCAATTTAGGCGCGGGCTTCCAGCATCTGGCCAAATCCAACCGGAGCAGCTTCGGCGGCGGGATCGCCTACACCAACCTTCACCCATACAACTCCATCATTCCGCAAAAACCAGACTATTACCGCGGCCCGGAGTATATCAATGCAAATGCTAACGTAAGATTGAAAACAGGTAAAGATGGGATCATCAAAGTCTACCTGGCTTACGCAGAAAGTACGATCGGAATGCGGAATGCGGATGTGGACAGCGTGTCATTAAAGTCGGATTTCAGGCTGAAAAGCAGGAATATATATGGTACCCTCAGCTACCGCGACGAGCTGGGCAGCAACTGGCGACTGGATGCCGGTGCAACGTACAGCTACAATCAGGACGACATTCAGACCCAATTATTGAATCTGCAAAACGATCCGGTCAGCATTGCCTCCTCTCCATTTGATTCAAAAAATGCCGCACACATTACCACATCCGACTTCGCCCAGGGCCGGGTGGTACTGACCAGAAATTTTGAAAGAAATCAATCATTGCGCTTTGGCGGCGAGCATTTTTACTTCCGCGACCGGTGGAACTACAATCAGAAAATCACTCCATTGACCGATCATCTTTCCGCCGCTTTTGCCGAAAGCGACATTCGCATCAGCGAGAACATTGCCGCCCGGGTTGGCGCCAGGCTGGAATACTCTTCCCTGCTCCGCAAAGCCACATTAGCTCCGCGGGCGAGTGTGGGCTATCGCATTGCACGCGGCGAACAACTCAATTTTGCCTATGGCATTTTTTACCAAAAACCGGAAAATGTGTACCTGTACCAAAACCGAGACCTGAATTCTTCAAATGCTGAACATTATGTCCTGAATTATTCAAAAAAAGCAAACAACCGGTTTTTCAGAACAGAGATTTATTATAAAAAATACAAAAACCTGATCCGCACCTATCCCGGGCTCAGCAATGACGGTACCGGGTATGCAAAAGGTATTGAACTGTTCTGGCGGGACAAAAAAACAGTCAAAAACCTGGATTACTGGGTCACCTACACCTATCTCGACAGCAAACGAAATTACCTCAACTACCCGGAAAGCATTCGGCCTGCATTCACGACGCCACATACATTCACGGTCGCTATCAAGCGGTTTTTCCAGAACATCAACACCAGCGTGAATGTGTCCTACTCCTACGCCACCGGGCGCCCCTACTACGACATCCGCCCGGGCAATGATGATGCAACGAACATCTACGATTCAGGCAAAGCCAGCCCATATAGCGCCCTCAACCTGCATGTGGCGCATTTAATGAAGCTTTTCAAGAAATCGAAGATCAAGGATTTTTCGGGTTTTGCATTCGGGGTTAATAACCTGCTCGGTACCCGCCAGATCTTTGGATACAATTACTCTTATAATGGTCAGTACAAAACGCCCGTCACATTACCCGCCACCCGCACCTACTTCATAGGCGTATTCATGAGCCTGGGCGTAGACCGCACCGACGACCTTTTGGACAATAATTTATAA
- a CDS encoding glycoside hydrolase family 97 protein yields the protein MKQPYFLTTILTVICLISEAATVREISSPDQTIRLSVNINKKLIYSIYYKNTLLLAPSEIDMELSGGQKLSDGLAKPKFAQRLVNETIISPVPEKRTHIPDHYQELKVTLPNSFAVIFRVYNDGVAYRISTAFKEDIQVKTETARFQFPTNPTVYYPEVTPPGNMDKYHTSFEELYTVKSLDSISTKSLIFTPVLVTPAQAPKVVITESDLEDYPGMFLTCDSGNALIGDFAAYPLKEEESHELYSLRFVTKRADFLARTKGSRDFPWRVLIIAVEDKDLPGNDLVYRLASPSRVADVSWVKPGKATDEWVISSNVYNVPFKSGINTETYKYYIDFAKRFGFERIMMDAGWSDNNDLFKINPEINMDTIVAYAKSRNVKISMWTLALTLEKQLEPALDQFNKWGVDFIMTDFINRDDQKAVQLFYKIAEACARHKLMLMFHGAFKPAGFNRTFPHAVAREAVLGSEYNMWSDKPTPEHNLRLPFIRMLSGPLDYEPGLLNNATPKGFRAIPESVMSMTTRTQQLAMYIIYESPIQFFDGNPSQGLAEPAFMELLGSIPTTWDTTRIVDAKLGDYIITARKKGNDWYIGAMTDSSARDLNLPLDFLDNANYTATICADGINADRYAADYKISSDTLTNKSALKIHLAPGGGYVIKLVRKD from the coding sequence ATGAAGCAACCCTACTTTTTAACTACAATACTGACCGTAATCTGCCTGATTTCAGAGGCAGCTACTGTCAGGGAAATCAGTTCGCCGGATCAGACGATTCGCTTGTCCGTGAATATTAATAAGAAGCTCATTTACAGCATTTATTATAAAAATACATTGCTCCTTGCTCCGTCGGAAATTGATATGGAGCTCTCTGGCGGGCAAAAACTTTCGGACGGCCTCGCAAAACCAAAGTTTGCACAAAGACTGGTGAATGAAACCATCATTTCGCCGGTTCCTGAGAAACGGACGCATATACCAGATCATTATCAGGAATTGAAAGTGACGCTGCCCAATTCATTTGCCGTAATTTTCAGGGTTTACAATGATGGCGTCGCATACCGGATCAGTACCGCATTCAAAGAGGATATTCAGGTTAAAACAGAAACCGCCCGCTTCCAATTTCCCACTAACCCGACCGTGTACTACCCCGAGGTAACGCCGCCGGGCAATATGGACAAGTACCACACCAGTTTTGAGGAACTGTACACGGTCAAGTCCCTGGATAGCATCTCGACTAAAAGTCTGATTTTTACACCGGTTTTGGTTACACCGGCACAAGCTCCAAAAGTGGTGATCACTGAATCCGACCTGGAAGATTATCCCGGCATGTTCCTCACGTGCGACTCCGGCAATGCTTTAATCGGAGATTTCGCGGCCTATCCGCTCAAAGAAGAAGAAAGTCACGAACTGTATTCCCTGAGGTTTGTGACGAAACGGGCCGATTTCCTGGCCCGCACCAAGGGCAGCCGCGATTTCCCCTGGCGGGTTTTGATTATAGCTGTTGAAGACAAGGACTTGCCCGGTAATGATCTGGTTTACAGGCTTGCGTCGCCTTCCCGCGTGGCGGATGTGTCGTGGGTGAAGCCCGGCAAAGCGACGGACGAATGGGTGATTTCTTCCAATGTATATAACGTGCCTTTCAAAAGCGGGATCAATACCGAAACTTATAAGTACTACATTGATTTCGCCAAACGATTTGGTTTTGAACGCATTATGATGGATGCCGGGTGGAGTGACAATAATGACCTTTTCAAAATCAACCCGGAGATCAATATGGATACCATTGTTGCTTATGCCAAAAGCAGGAATGTAAAAATCAGTATGTGGACGCTTGCATTGACATTGGAAAAGCAACTGGAACCTGCGCTCGATCAGTTCAATAAATGGGGCGTAGACTTTATTATGACCGATTTTATCAATCGTGACGACCAGAAAGCGGTGCAGCTTTTTTACAAAATCGCCGAAGCCTGCGCCCGTCACAAACTGATGCTCATGTTTCATGGTGCATTCAAACCGGCCGGTTTCAACCGGACTTTCCCGCATGCGGTGGCCAGAGAGGCGGTTTTGGGTTCGGAGTACAATATGTGGAGCGACAAGCCGACGCCTGAACACAACCTGCGGCTGCCGTTTATCAGAATGCTCAGCGGACCGCTGGATTATGAGCCGGGGCTACTCAATAATGCTACGCCGAAAGGGTTCAGGGCGATCCCGGAAAGTGTGATGTCCATGACTACCCGTACGCAGCAGCTCGCGATGTACATTATATATGAAAGCCCGATACAGTTTTTCGACGGTAACCCCTCCCAGGGACTGGCCGAACCCGCATTTATGGAATTGCTGGGCAGCATTCCGACGACCTGGGACACAACCCGGATCGTAGATGCAAAACTGGGCGACTACATTATTACTGCCAGAAAAAAGGGAAACGACTGGTACATTGGCGCAATGACCGATTCCTCCGCCCGCGACTTAAATCTGCCGCTCGACTTTCTGGACAATGCAAATTATACCGCCACGATCTGCGCAGACGGGATCAACGCAGACCGTTACGCGGCGGATTATAAAATATCTTCCGATACATTGACCAATAAATCAGCACTGAAAATACATTTGGCACCGGGTGGTGGTTATGTGATCAAGCTGGTGAGGAAGGATTAG
- a CDS encoding LytR/AlgR family response regulator transcription factor produces the protein MMRCIAVDDEKLVLDLLVDNIRQVPYLTLVKTARNAMEAIEILQNESIDLVFLDIQMPRLTGLQFLKTLPDPPLVILVTAYEKYALEGFELNVVDYLLKPVSMERFLKACNRAHELFQLKKPKLLPIDPDVKITDFFVHVEYSLVKVEIEKVAWVEGLKDYVKIYLTTATKPIITRMTIKSLEEKLPEPAFIRIHKSYLVAVDKITAIKRDVVEIGTNEIPVSESYKENLRKILHIG, from the coding sequence ATGATGCGCTGCATTGCCGTAGATGATGAAAAACTGGTACTTGACCTTCTGGTGGACAACATCCGGCAGGTACCCTATCTGACTTTGGTCAAAACGGCCAGAAATGCAATGGAAGCGATTGAAATCCTGCAAAATGAAAGCATTGACCTGGTTTTTCTGGACATTCAAATGCCCCGTCTCACCGGCTTGCAGTTTTTGAAAACATTACCTGATCCTCCGCTCGTAATTCTGGTGACCGCCTACGAAAAATATGCGCTGGAAGGTTTTGAACTGAATGTGGTTGACTATCTGCTCAAACCCGTCAGTATGGAGCGGTTTCTGAAAGCCTGTAACCGGGCCCACGAGCTATTCCAATTGAAAAAACCAAAATTACTACCCATTGATCCTGACGTAAAAATCACCGACTTCTTCGTTCACGTTGAATATTCCCTCGTCAAAGTTGAGATAGAAAAAGTGGCCTGGGTGGAAGGATTGAAAGATTATGTCAAAATCTACCTTACCACGGCGACCAAGCCGATCATTACCAGAATGACCATCAAATCCCTGGAAGAAAAACTGCCCGAACCTGCATTCATCCGCATTCATAAATCCTACCTCGTGGCTGTGGATAAAATCACTGCCATCAAGCGTGATGTTGTCGAGATAGGAACCAATGAGATCCCCGTCAGCGAATCTTACAAAGAAAATCTCCGCAAAATCCTTCATATAGGCTGA